From the Gammaproteobacteria bacterium genome, one window contains:
- a CDS encoding muconolactone Delta-isomerase family protein, producing MQFFLDFNVEYGAHMSQNDLFSTWSREADVALGAKAAGVVENLWKCVGERRVIAVVNVETPDQLDQILMDLPIMKEMGQFVRVNVTPLRRYEDFASDVGKRLRDNN from the coding sequence ATGCAATTTTTTCTGGATTTCAATGTAGAGTATGGGGCTCATATGAGCCAAAACGATCTTTTTTCGACCTGGTCGCGGGAGGCCGATGTGGCGCTTGGCGCAAAAGCCGCCGGGGTAGTCGAAAACCTGTGGAAGTGCGTCGGGGAACGACGAGTGATCGCCGTCGTAAATGTTGAAACACCGGATCAACTCGATCAGATTTTGATGGATCTTCCCATCATGAAAGAAATGGGACAGTTTGTTCGGGTAAATGTCACGCCTCTGCGTCGTTATGAAGACTTCGCCAGCGACGTTGGTAAACGACTACGAGACAACAATTAA
- a CDS encoding NAD(P)-binding domain-containing protein, translating into MSESWETPALVSLYLLPFLGLVLWQTSRRRQINRSNKAQIDENKASGLTQPASLHPVIDKNLCIGCNSCVAACPEGNVLGIVDDKAELVNPTSCIGHGACARACPMGGIRLVFGSAERGVDIPLLSENFESNVPGIFLVGEVGGMGLIRNAMEQGKRAIDYIRNIINKSDRKSLDVLIVGAGPAGISASIAAKYYGLRYRTIEQQSFGGTVAHYPRGKLVMTQPVDLPGIGKIRIGEIKKEDLLSIWEDLKSRANIEIHYQESFVSLEKDGANYRITTTAGEFVCKTLVFAIGRRGTPRKLEVPGESDSKVVYSLVDPAQYRGQKVLVVGGGDSALEAAIALAEEANTTVTLSYRGDAFNRAKLKNRDRLKKHVDKGRIRLLLSSVVESIHSDKVTIKLKEELLTLENDAILVSVGGILPTKMLTDLGIEIETKFGTA; encoded by the coding sequence ATGAGTGAAAGCTGGGAAACGCCAGCGCTGGTCAGTTTGTATCTGCTGCCTTTTCTCGGACTGGTGTTATGGCAAACCTCACGGAGACGCCAGATCAACCGCAGCAACAAGGCTCAAATTGATGAGAACAAAGCGAGCGGCCTCACCCAACCCGCCTCGCTGCATCCGGTTATCGACAAGAATCTTTGTATCGGATGTAACTCCTGTGTCGCAGCCTGCCCCGAAGGCAATGTGTTAGGCATCGTCGACGACAAAGCTGAGCTGGTAAACCCGACCTCATGTATCGGTCACGGAGCGTGCGCCCGTGCCTGTCCCATGGGCGGCATACGCCTGGTGTTTGGTAGTGCGGAGCGCGGCGTTGACATACCTCTACTTAGCGAAAATTTTGAGTCCAATGTTCCTGGGATTTTTCTCGTCGGTGAAGTGGGTGGAATGGGATTGATCCGGAATGCCATGGAACAAGGCAAGCGAGCCATAGACTACATACGCAATATCATCAACAAAAGTGACCGCAAATCACTCGACGTTCTGATAGTAGGCGCTGGTCCTGCCGGTATCTCCGCAAGCATTGCTGCCAAATACTATGGATTGCGGTATCGCACCATCGAGCAACAAAGTTTTGGTGGGACCGTTGCGCACTATCCGCGTGGAAAACTCGTTATGACGCAACCGGTGGACTTACCCGGCATCGGCAAGATTCGTATTGGAGAAATCAAAAAGGAAGATCTGTTATCCATTTGGGAAGATTTGAAATCGCGTGCAAATATTGAAATTCATTATCAGGAATCGTTTGTGTCGCTTGAAAAAGACGGCGCAAATTACCGTATAACAACCACTGCAGGCGAATTTGTTTGCAAAACGCTAGTGTTTGCAATTGGTAGGCGTGGTACGCCGCGCAAACTTGAAGTCCCCGGCGAATCTGATTCGAAAGTTGTCTATTCACTGGTTGATCCAGCACAGTATCGCGGACAAAAGGTATTAGTCGTAGGTGGTGGTGACAGTGCGCTTGAGGCGGCGATTGCCCTGGCCGAAGAAGCCAACACCACGGTGACCTTGTCCTACCGGGGCGATGCCTTCAATCGCGCAAAGTTAAAGAATCGCGATCGTCTAAAAAAACATGTGGACAAGGGACGAATTCGACTACTTCTCAGTTCAGTTGTGGAATCTATCCATAGTGACAAGGTGACAATCAAATTAAAAGAAGAACTGTTGACGCTTGAAAACGACGCCATACTCGTTAGCGTGGGCGGTATACTGCCTACCAAAATGCTTACCGATTTGGGAATCGAAATAGAAACGAAATTTGGTACGGCATAA
- a CDS encoding ankyrin repeat domain-containing protein, whose translation MKYWFKSALQCMVLLMFFDSVSARDFHQEGEQAYKNGDYARAIELWRSGEKNKDVASMHSLGEMFRKGRGLARDDAKAYLLYTYAAKQGYAPAQFALSSMLRNGQGTQKDMVGARKWALCAWGNGYQDTHKTMERLVLEFNPDDEAMKKALASCSTSATKGVDSDALIARLRGVKNKQTQSAHPHAFYTSLLRSKQYLQFVSSWQHDPDARDIREEVLADALRFGDEISVSVVLKDQKIDKTFRSSYEQSFMHLAAARKSGVYVRELQQTNFPADLLDANNRTALHIAALTGNTDAAKQLLQAGHSNYLADKFGYNALYYGLREMHKDTVSLLLDAGLQLETEQLSYILNALIREKKSEIVLLLLQKHRLSESILEDVLRYVRNYFPEDKGESQARFVEIATPGIGMLEQIIVGLLQANRLDQAEKLWRGAKALHEDTSFGERILLAAAKSGSQLLVERLLAQGYAIDTKDSNGDTPLMVAIRHQQYSLVEYLIGQRAMLETRNRVGETALLIAMKNGFIEAINLLIKHGANLYAVDNHGMDMYRLSEANPQLGAYLAQKGLLLGKDKEEIRAELDYSWLAKSRHRKSSGWDEWMNAAWQGDVSTLRLALEKKKLLPVDEASVRCAIVAIQAGKLEIVQLLLDKGMHVDSRDTRKQTLLMHAVRIGNRDIALLLLKRGANAGLIDHNKRTALMLALEYGYAELLSTLIEAGALGETLDAYYEVFSYAVVNKQTGLAAQLGKQINPWSWQDKHGRGVVWQAARDGNRLMLEYAVRHGADIDIADRAGVTPLMESVRQQRYDVATLLLNKGAKTELRTRQGDSVLHFAAKSGNVVLIRRLLSEAELLDLENSARDTALHIALDADQGLAAQQLVKAGAGTKMKNLFGKTQRDVAREKGMTQFIDTD comes from the coding sequence ATGAAATATTGGTTCAAATCAGCCCTTCAATGCATGGTTTTGTTGATGTTCTTCGACAGTGTGTCCGCGCGTGATTTTCACCAGGAAGGCGAGCAGGCATACAAAAACGGGGACTATGCCAGGGCGATCGAACTATGGCGATCGGGCGAGAAGAATAAAGATGTCGCGTCAATGCATTCGCTTGGAGAGATGTTTCGTAAAGGGCGCGGACTGGCTCGTGACGATGCAAAGGCCTATCTGTTATATACCTATGCCGCAAAACAGGGGTATGCGCCGGCGCAATTTGCCTTATCGAGTATGTTGAGAAACGGACAGGGGACCCAAAAAGACATGGTGGGCGCTCGAAAATGGGCGCTGTGTGCCTGGGGCAATGGCTATCAGGACACGCACAAGACGATGGAGCGTTTAGTGCTGGAGTTCAATCCAGACGATGAGGCCATGAAAAAAGCGCTGGCAAGCTGTTCCACGTCTGCAACAAAAGGCGTCGATAGCGATGCTCTGATTGCCCGTTTGCGTGGAGTGAAAAATAAACAAACGCAATCAGCACATCCTCATGCGTTTTATACCAGTCTGCTGCGCTCAAAGCAGTATTTGCAATTCGTGTCATCGTGGCAACATGATCCTGATGCCCGAGATATACGGGAAGAAGTCCTGGCCGATGCCTTACGTTTTGGCGACGAGATATCGGTATCCGTTGTACTAAAAGATCAGAAGATAGACAAAACATTTCGAAGTAGCTACGAGCAATCCTTTATGCATCTGGCAGCAGCAAGAAAATCAGGTGTATACGTACGTGAGTTACAGCAAACGAATTTTCCCGCTGATCTTCTCGACGCCAATAATCGTACCGCACTGCACATCGCTGCTTTAACGGGTAACACCGATGCTGCTAAGCAACTGTTACAGGCAGGGCATTCAAATTATTTGGCTGACAAATTTGGCTACAATGCGCTCTATTATGGCTTGCGGGAAATGCACAAGGATACCGTGTCGCTGTTGCTCGATGCCGGACTACAACTGGAAACAGAACAACTTTCTTATATTTTAAATGCATTAATCAGAGAGAAGAAGAGTGAAATTGTTTTATTGCTACTGCAAAAACATCGTTTATCGGAGTCGATTTTAGAGGATGTATTGCGATATGTACGCAACTATTTCCCAGAGGATAAAGGAGAATCGCAGGCACGTTTTGTTGAGATTGCGACTCCAGGTATCGGGATGTTGGAGCAGATTATTGTCGGATTATTACAAGCGAATCGTTTAGATCAGGCGGAAAAATTGTGGCGAGGCGCTAAAGCCTTGCACGAGGATACCAGTTTCGGAGAGAGAATACTGCTGGCGGCTGCCAAGTCAGGCAGTCAACTTCTGGTCGAGCGCCTATTGGCCCAGGGCTATGCAATTGATACCAAGGATAGCAATGGTGACACGCCACTAATGGTCGCGATACGTCATCAACAATACTCTTTAGTTGAGTATTTGATCGGCCAGAGAGCGATGCTTGAAACCAGGAATAGAGTAGGAGAAACCGCGCTTCTTATAGCGATGAAAAACGGGTTTATCGAAGCGATTAATCTTTTGATTAAGCACGGCGCAAACCTCTACGCCGTGGACAATCACGGCATGGATATGTATCGATTGAGTGAAGCCAACCCACAGTTGGGTGCGTATCTGGCGCAAAAAGGTTTGCTACTGGGCAAAGACAAAGAGGAGATACGGGCAGAGCTTGATTATTCCTGGTTAGCTAAAAGTCGTCATCGCAAGAGTAGCGGCTGGGACGAGTGGATGAATGCCGCCTGGCAGGGTGACGTGTCGACTTTACGCCTGGCACTTGAAAAGAAAAAACTACTACCTGTTGATGAGGCCAGCGTACGTTGCGCTATTGTCGCCATACAGGCAGGGAAATTAGAAATTGTGCAGTTGCTTTTGGACAAGGGCATGCATGTGGATAGCCGTGATACTCGTAAGCAGACCTTACTCATGCATGCAGTACGCATCGGAAATAGGGATATAGCACTGTTATTGTTAAAACGCGGTGCCAATGCCGGGCTTATCGATCACAATAAACGAACGGCCTTAATGTTAGCGCTCGAATACGGCTATGCGGAACTGCTTTCTACACTCATTGAGGCGGGAGCGCTTGGTGAGACGCTGGATGCATACTATGAAGTTTTCTCCTATGCGGTAGTGAACAAGCAAACTGGGCTTGCCGCTCAGTTGGGAAAACAAATCAATCCCTGGAGTTGGCAGGACAAGCATGGTAGAGGCGTGGTATGGCAGGCAGCTCGGGATGGAAATCGTCTCATGTTGGAATATGCCGTCAGGCACGGTGCAGATATCGACATAGCAGATCGTGCAGGGGTCACCCCTTTAATGGAAAGTGTCAGGCAACAGCGTTATGACGTGGCCACGCTATTACTCAACAAGGGCGCAAAAACTGAGCTACGTACCAGGCAGGGCGACAGTGTACTACACTTTGCTGCAAAGTCTGGAAACGTGGTCTTGATCAGGCGACTTTTGTCAGAGGCAGAATTGCTCGATTTGGAAAACAGCGCCAGAGATACCGCTTTACATATCGCCCTGGATGCGGATCAGGGGCTCGCAGCGCAGCAACTGGTAAAGGCAGGTGCGGGTACGAAGATGAAAAACCTTTTTGGCAAAACTCAACGTGATGTCGCGCGTGAGAAGGGGATGACGCAATTTATCGATACGGATTGA
- a CDS encoding HTTM domain-containing protein, whose product MNLVDAMRLSEILLGFAFALQSIEHLRSFRSEKILHFPRLLLALLLIADIYPSGVLSLLFVLALALLHRFQGPYNGGADRMGLLMLWCLFLVHIAPNDDWRELAIGYLALQLTLSYFISGWVKVVNPEWRNGLALQDVFRFSVYPVSESLRGWANHPRLLFVMSWSVMGFELLFPLALFAQTALTIALCITAIFHFTNACLFGLNRFFWIWISAYPSILWFQQQVFANAFQG is encoded by the coding sequence ATGAATCTTGTCGATGCGATGCGCCTCTCAGAAATATTGTTGGGGTTTGCATTCGCACTGCAAAGTATTGAGCACCTGAGATCGTTTCGCAGCGAGAAAATACTCCATTTTCCCCGTCTTTTGTTGGCGCTGTTGCTCATCGCTGATATATATCCCAGTGGGGTGCTGAGTTTATTGTTTGTATTGGCCCTGGCGCTACTGCATCGGTTTCAGGGGCCGTATAACGGCGGTGCCGATCGCATGGGGCTATTGATGCTTTGGTGTCTGTTTTTGGTGCATATCGCACCAAATGATGATTGGCGTGAATTAGCGATCGGTTATCTCGCCCTGCAACTGACTTTATCCTATTTTATTTCGGGCTGGGTAAAAGTCGTTAATCCAGAATGGCGTAATGGGCTTGCCTTACAAGACGTTTTTCGCTTCTCTGTATATCCGGTGAGCGAGTCGCTTCGTGGCTGGGCCAATCACCCGCGGTTGCTTTTTGTAATGTCATGGAGCGTGATGGGATTTGAATTATTATTCCCATTGGCCCTGTTCGCCCAGACGGCGCTGACGATTGCCTTGTGTATAACTGCCATTTTTCATTTTACGAATGCCTGTTTGTTTGGCTTGAATCGCTTCTTCTGGATCTGGATTTCTGCGTATCCGTCCATCCTGTGGTTTCAGCAACAGGTGTTTGCAAACGCGTTTCAGGGATGA
- a CDS encoding glutaredoxin, whose translation MTSVVIYSTGTCPLCERSKALLTKWGISFEEKRVDQNRAWLVEMLQISNGSRSVPQIVVQGEWIGSFSELTMMKMDGELDSLMNSSKE comes from the coding sequence ATGACATCAGTTGTCATTTATAGCACCGGCACCTGTCCGTTGTGTGAGCGTAGCAAGGCATTGTTGACCAAATGGGGCATCTCGTTTGAAGAAAAAAGGGTCGATCAGAATCGCGCCTGGCTGGTGGAAATGTTGCAAATCAGCAATGGTTCTCGCAGCGTGCCCCAGATTGTCGTGCAAGGGGAATGGATAGGCAGTTTTAGCGAACTGACCATGATGAAAATGGACGGCGAATTAGACAGCTTGATGAATAGTAGCAAGGAATAG